The genomic stretch TGGCATGGGATGTGTGACTGCACCAAACTCCATTGGATTTTAGTGCCATGCAACAGATCCATTGGACTAAGTGGCATACAACTAAGTGgaaattcttctctctctctctctctctctccctctctatgATGATTTCTTCTGCTGTGTTCTTTTCTGCCTTGTCAAACTCATCTGCCTCTTCCCATCCAGGTTCAGAGAATTCGACAATCTGTGGCAACAATCCATAGTCCTCGAGCTTCATTCTCCATGAGCCGTGCTCCTGCACTATTCCCTAAATCGAACCCTTGTTTCAGCCGACATTTACCTAAACAACATGTCTGAATCGCCTCCTCAGTTGCCACCCTTCTCACCGGGTCAAGCCAGTCTTGGGTTTCCTCCTCTCATTTGCTACAGGGCGGATCTTATCCGGTTCAAAGAGAGACACAGCAGACAAGCAAGAGGAAGACTGACCGAGCTCATGGTTTCTGCAAGTTGGAGATGGAAAACCAGACGACAGTGCAAGTTGGTACGTATTGTCACGACACATAATTCGCACGTCTCACCATCCTCTCTAACCTAAGGTTGACACCGCCGTTAAAGAAGCACATGATTGGAGATCGATGACGGTGATGCCAACTTGTCATGAATTTTTATGTAATATTTCGTTTAATCTCAGACAGTATGTCTGTGGTGTGGAGTTACCACTGCCATATAGCTTAGATAATAATCTCAAAGGGCTATAAATTATAACAtactatttttattttcattcatGTTCTAcatgattaaaataaaatattactttttcatttaattatattatcaagtaataataaaattttaattattatatctaTGTACTTTTACATCATATAGATGAATGTATTTTTATATgacacgtcataatatatacatgcattcccacactatatatcataatatatatatataatatttttatttgaatttatatatttttataattatataatatatacattaaTATCGGGCTCATGGTCATTTTATCATTCAAATCATGAATTCAATCTAATTTATATAgcacttttttatttttcatcttcgtttaataatttattattttatctatctAGGCATaagttgttagtttggcaagtcacaCGTAGTCCCATATCGGAAAAATCAAGTTTATTATCTcttattgcaactataaataaaggcctgagctttgaagttaaatgcaccacaagaaaacataattgtttgctttcaatttttcttgtttagtagttttagATGTTTTAtgacataaaaatatttttttaaggtatttgtaattatcccttttatagtagagttttgctACTCAATAAGTAACTTGTTATCCTTcgtatacatgatacttaaatattAACTTATTATCCTTCGTATACAAAAGTCGATTCATTAAGCTCATATTAAAATCTATTAGTACACTTATACGCTATTACGTTCGATTGATTAACTACTAACTAATAACTTGATCTATCAACCACTAACTAATAACTGATCGTTAAAAATAACATATCAGTCAACCACAAACCGGAAACCTTATCTCAAACATCAAATGTCATGGTTAATTCACCCTCATCCTCCCCGTTGCTTTCAGCCATAGTGTTATTGATGTGATGCGATTTCTGTGGCAAAAAAAATGCTTCACTCAACTCCATAGTGTTTAGAAGTCAATTCTTGGTCACTCGACAACTAAGAATGATACATCCCATCGCACCctccacatcttcttcttcttcttcaaaccTAATGTGAATTAGGAGATGAATCACATCCAGATATGTTGGTCATCTGACTTCACCCATTGCCATCCATGCTTGTGGTTTGCCGGTACCGATTCTTAGTGTCAAGATGGACATATTTATGGTCAACCCGACTCCATCCACCTAGTCGTCCACTTGACCTTTCGTATCCTCATCTATCACTAATCTCGTTCATGAACTTCTCACCACATCCAGTACTAGATCCGTTCTTACTATATTTGTAGTTATCCTACCACTTCTACCGAGGGTGTCCGGAGGCAGCAAGCCCATACAACTTTCCATGTCATGATGTACCTTCGAGTATATCCATCGACCTTTTACCATATCCAGTCTTATCTAATAAGAGATCGGCTTCGAGATAACTGGCATATTAATGTGTCTAAATCAAGTGGTCCGAGATGTCATCTACATGTTAACAACAATGCATGCATCTATCTCTCACGATTCAACTCTCATGTGGAACTAAACAGAGGTTGGAATGTGATGTCGTTATATTTAGATTCTGATTTCGacttttttctccttcttcagTGTTTCTGCTTTTGATTCTTCATGAAGTTTTAGGTAGGGACATTATTTTGGTCATGTCTTCATAGTCAAAATATAAGACCCATTGTGCTTCTGAACAAAGAGGCTGCAGTCTTAGACTTGTAGACTGGATTTCTAGTTCCTCGAAACAAAGAAAACTTGTCTTTGAATATCGAACGAGGACAGGAAATATTTGAGAGCAGACATCCTatttatgtatgtgtgtgtgttttttgtaTGTCATgaaacaaaagcaaaagggaGATCAGAACATGCAGAGCTTAGGAAGATATGAAGACACTACAAAGCCTCAAAAGAATTGCTGCTCGAAGAACTGTGATGGTGGAAACAACTCcgtctctcttcctctcttcctgtCGCCACCATTAACAGGCAGCAATCCTGATATGTCCACACCGAACAGCTTCACAACCCGAAGCGGGTTAACAGTAGGCGGCGGGGTCATCGTGCGAAAGCTCGCGATCACGTCCGTCCTCCAGTCGATGAACAGCTGCTTCTCCGGCCCGGTGGATCGCCAGAAGGTGACCACGTCCCCGGCCTTGAGGTTCTTCTCCCTGACAAACCGGCTCCAGCCTTTTGTCAGCACGAAGCTCTGGCTACTGCTCCAGTACGAGTACCTAAACCTCCACACCCTGCCGCCGGCGTCCTCAAAGTTGAGCAGCACACCCTTCGATGCCACGCTGCTGCCGCTCTCCAACGGGAAATACTTCTCGGCGTGCTGCTTCGGTATCACTAGCCTATTCAGCTTCCCGACGTCGCTCGGGGTGACCACCTTGTCGAACAACATCAGGCGAGCCGAGCGTAGGTAGCTCGGCGTCGTCCTCCTGCTAACGACCCGGCCGCCCCCCTGGGCTCGCTTGCTCTGGTGGAGCTCGTCGTGGTACGTGTGCTTGCGCAGCATGTCCACGATCTCCGCCTTGGAGTGCGCCACGAGGAAGGAGAGCTCGTAGGCCTCGTCGTCGTCGGACTCGGAGAGAGGCTTGAAGTTGGTGATCGCGTCGCGGCCGCGGAACCGCTGCGCTGCCACGTCGTAGGCGCGCGAGGCCTCGGCTTCGTCGCCGAAGGTGCCGAGCCACACCCGACGGTGCTTTTCGTAGATCTGGGCGCCCCACCGGCCGTTGGGCTGGGGGACGACGCCTTTGTACTGAGACGACGACAGCTTCCTGGACACGGCCTCCATCCCGCTCtccggggtcgggtcgagcaccgcgCTGACGCCGCTGCCCATGCGCTGCAGGGCCTCGCCCGCATGCGGCGGCGTCTGTTGGCACCTCGCCGAGTGACTCGGTGCCTCATCGACGCAGCTACCTTCCATGGCCGAGTAAGTTAACAGGAGAGACGAGCGCAGAAGATTGTCGGCGAGCTTTGGAAGGAGAGGATGGGTCGTATTCTTCACAAGAGGGCTCAAAGGGCTTATATAGACTTACAGGTGAACTTGTTGCGGTTTACGGCGGACACTTGTTGGCAAGTCTATGGGGACGAAGATTCAAGGGAGGTGCAGGAGAGGTTGGATAGGTGTGGGTGATGTGAGAGTGGGTCCCTCGAAGAGGCAAGTTGGATTCAGTGGGGCTGACACCATGGTTGGACCACGCGGCCAGATGCATCCCCTGAGGCCGGGTTGCTGCTGCTGATTGGGCTGATCAtgatgcttcttcttctctctctctctctctctctctctctctgtggagaTGTATGCGGAAATGTATGGTACCGAAGGCAGAGGCGAGGTTTCTGACCCATGGTGCCTGCCGTTTGACAACTACTCGATGCATGCCAGTCTCCACATAATTTGGCTGCTTGCACCgcatatatatcatcatcatcatcatcatcaacgacaacaacaaaaacaaaatattCTTTCGCCTATTAATTGTGATTGTGATCCCAAATATATTTAACGACTTGAGACTTCCCCTATCTCATGATGATGTGGCCTTCAATTTTTCATATTGCACATggtcagatttttttttattttttatcgctTAAGGATTCCATTTCCATCTTATCGAAAAAAGAATAACAGATATGCTTTATAAATAAAATGCATGTGGAGTGACAGATCATGACTGGTCGAATTAAGTCATCTCGAAATCAAGATCGTAACATTTAGTTCAGCTATCAAAATAAAAGGAATAAGACAATTGCATGTATCAGAAGCAACTAAAGAACATGATGATAGTACGAGTGGTACCTAAATAATGGAACATCTTGGGAATAACTGAAGAGAATTTCAAATTGGCCTTGTGATACTCGCCACCATGATCTGCCGACACACACTGATGTGGATGAATTCCAGAATTGGATATAgacttttatctgttattatttttaattattagttTCTACCTCCAAAAAAAAACGTAAGCAGCTAAGTATGATTTATCTGAATTTGATGcggaaaaggaaagaaaataaatcaCCTCCACACATAAAAATATTTCTTGGTGAGTTGGTATGTGATCCAACGGTTCAGTGCATCGTTCCACAGTGCTACCCTTCAGCCTCAAGTTGGAAGGTCTTCAGGAACATGAATCAGGAGACTACAAGGAGCAGTGGCCTGGATATACCTGAAAGATGCAGACATCCAAGTGACTGCGCTTCCTTCTCAGCCACTGAGACTTGTAACATCCGGTCTTATCCACATTATGATAAGGAGAGGAGGAGATATTTGTCTGCAGGAAGTACATAAGTTGCAACTTGCAAGAAATGGAAGAGAACAAAAAGGAGTGGATGCTCAATAAAAAGCTAAATCCATCACAGAGCTGGCTAGCCTAGTGCAATGTATTTGGGTAGCCTATCAACAACCCATTAACACTATATATATTTAGCCTTGGCACAAGAAAGCATCCATTTATCAGATtaagtatgtatatatgtatgtatgtatattgacacaagaaatttatcagaTGTCCTTGTCCAGTAAAAAATGCAAAAGAGATGTTCATGGGCAACATATCATAAATCAGTGACATTTCTTTGCTTCTAATCCCCTTTTCTTTTGCTCTTAAATAACACCACCACAGAGAGGATGCCAATTCTTAGCAAATGTGGGGGATCGTTTTGTCATGTCATTTTGATTAATAAATGTGTTGTGAAAGTCAACTACTCCGTTTCGGTTTCTTCAAACCAGAAACCAAAAACAAATGAAGAACGCAAACAAGATTAAATGTATGTTATCTTCGTTTCAATCAGCTTGCGCTTCTGCAACGGAGTTCAAGTAATCAATTCAGTCAACCCAAAAAGGATCCAAATTCTGACTATCCTAAGTTTTGCCAAGTCATCCAATGGCCTCTCTTGAGTATACCCATAAAATGTTTCCTCTCTACCCCTCTCCCTCTTACCGTTCATTTTCGAGTTTTTCCTCCTCAAGTATTTGTACCTTAGGATGCTCCACTTTCGATCTTTGAACTCACTCTTTGGGTTTCATTTTAGATAAATATATAAACCCAAAGGTcggtttgcaccttagataaataaACAAACCCGAACGTTCCGGTTCAGTTCAGAAACCAGATTCTACCTGAGCAGACAACAGCAAATACACACCCAACCAGGATGTATCACTGTGCCTTAATCATACATAATGCAGAAAAAAATATAGTGAAAACATGCAATTACAAAGAAAAAAGAGGAGGATCCTGGTAATAGTGATTAATGATATATCATGCAAATTTTTGAAGGCAGACATAAAGAATCTGCAAGTAATTTCATTAAATTAAATAAGTGCACAGAGCATCATCATATTGGTGCAATTAGCTAACTAAAAGCACTCTAGAATCTAGTTGCTTTACATCCAAACATGTGAGCACCTAAGCCCGTTTCATTTTCCCAATCTTTCAAAACGCACTTCAAACCAATACAACTCTTCAATGTTTTGCCTAACATTTACTCTCATGTTCGACCTATATGCACTTCATCATTGTGGCACATGTTGCTGTGACCAACAAGAAGGGCTATTTTTCAATGCACATATCCAGAAGATTACTCCAACAAGCTTTTCTGGCCAGATGGAGTTCTATTCATAGCACTATGACAGATTATGTTACTAGCCAGAGAAACATCACCCTCTACCATTTGCATAATGCTTCCTCTTTGTCATGCAAGTAATAATCTATGTAATCAAGCTTCAAGAAACCCTAATCCATACAACTAAAAAGGAGACAATTATGACCAAGTATACATAGATCCAATTGTTGGATCACAGAGGTGAAATGCCACAAAATGTCTTAAATGCAGCAATAAAAGGATCTTGGATGCATTACCAGATTAAGAGCACCGGCATAATTACTCTCATCGGCTCCAGCGAATGCAGAATGAACAAGCATGTCCATTTATGACACGAATGACGGTCCTCAAGAAGAATCTCGACTGCATTTGGAAGCCGATGCCCCTACACTTCTACCCCAATCCATATTCCTGCTCTTTGAAATGTAAAACAGAATTGTTTGGGCGAATCCCCCCATGGCACGGTCAACAGATCTCCGTGCCCAAGAAACGATGAGATCGAGAAGGGTACCAGTAACACCCGCTCTGTCGGAGATCAGCCAAGAAAGCGTTAGGGTTTGGACCTGGGAAATGACGAAGCCGTCGGGCCACTGCCGGAAGCGCGCGAGGCGCCACCTGaggagggcggcggcggcggcggcggcgagaggGCGAGGAGGAGAGAGAGTTGGGCGTAGGCGAGAAGGGAAGGGGATTGCCTCGCATCACGATCTTATGCCGAACACCTCTCCAGTCCCCAACGCCTCTCTTCATAGACTTGCTGTCTATCGTACGATTCGGGTCACACCGAGCCAGGAGCGGGAATGTCTTCCAATAGGATTCGGATCACTACTTGCTATATATCCTTCTAATTGGATTCGGATCTTTCCGTTACACGGACCCGAATCTGTATGGCCGATAGTAATCGGACTCGGAGTCTCGCATTTATAGACTCGAATCACAACTCGTGTCCCGAGTTCTGGGCCAATGGGTTACGAACCGCTTCCTAACGGAGTCAGCCATTAGCCCAATGGGCCGAaccacatgaatatatatatatatatatatacacgtgggGGACGGAGAGGAAGGAGTTCTTTTCACAGGCTGAATGATTGGCACGTGGGGGACGGAGAGGGGAAGGAGTTTGTTCTCACAGGCTGAATGATTGGCGTCGAGTGCAGTCGATCAATCAACCTTGCGCAATGATTCCTTTGAGCTGTTTGCAAGTGAACAAAAGTGATGCAACCTCACAGAAACCAAATAATTCCTCAATCAACAGAAGGCCATGCATGTCCAAGCTGGTGAGTTTGGTCTCATGGTGGTACGGCTGGAAGCGGGGGAGAGACTGCCTCCTCCGTGACTGGATGATCACCTGTTTCGGTCGCTCCCATTCGGACTCACAGTTCTAGGCTGCAGGCAGTCGTAACCACGTGCAATGAGAACAAAAGATGGTGATGAAATCAAACTCAATGTGGTGGAGGATGCTCTCCCAGCTTGCAGCATCTGCAAATGCGTTGAGGTGAACGTCTTCGAGCCATCAACATTACGTGGTGATCACGGCCATGGTGTGGTGACGTCTCGGTCCGCACGCACAGAGCTCAGCGGAGACGCACCGGAACACAAGCTAGCTATGAAGTCTTTAATTCCACCACACTCTGTGAAAGTGTCATATCGATTCAAGCTTTTGGGGGAAAGAGCAGAGCTGACGCTAAAGAAGCTTAGCATGAGAGGAGATGATGGGAGGTCGAGGGGGGCAAAAGGCATTAggttctccttcttcttcatcttcttcatgtCCATGGCCATCATACGAGTAGCAGGTCAACGTCCATGTGTCCCAGCACTTTTCCTTTACCCCAGGCATACCAAACGTGGAAATCGCTTCCGGTTCACGCAATCCTCCCGTGTACTCTCGCCGCAATAGCCATTCATGTGCGAGTCTCAAAGCATCCAGTGGGATTTCAATGGTTAAACAAGTGTGCGTCCGCAGACGGAACAGATGCTGATGGAGTTGCATCCAACTAAGAAACCAGCATCGATTGACATCAAAAACCACATGCTTAGTATTTCATTACACTAGAAGACAACAAGACCTGCGGCCGGATTCCAAAAGTTCCTCTCTGATTCCAACACCAAACTAGGAACGATATCAGAGCAGTCTAATCGTAATGATATCAAATTGGATAGTATCAGATTCAATCACCGGCTGGAAAATGGTGTGGTTAGAAAAAGAAGAGACAGCAGAAGACAAACCACGATACCGGAGAAACCAAACAGGGAGCCTACTGGGCTTGTAGTATCGATATCTTATAGCTTATGTGTAATCACTAGTCGTCGGCGGCTTGGAAGACAGCGGGAAGCATCCGTTGTGAGACTCTGAGCATTTGCGTGATCACCTCTCAAGTGGAGGTGACAGCGCAACACGGCTCCCTAATGAACAATGGCCTGCGCAGCTGGCTGCACCTTCTCATGTCGTGGAGCAACTCCCCGCGGTTCCGCCGCTTGGAAGTGAACAGAAGCTTGTTGTCGAGCGGTGGGTGGTGGCCGCCGAGCGGCGCCCACAGCCCGATGTAGCCGTAGTCGTTGTAACCTTCTGTGGTGACGCTGAGCGtggacgccgccgccgccgcagtgGTCGTCGTCGGCGATGCCCGCCTGGGTACCACGGTTGATGGAACAGGTTGCTCGCATTTGGTCATGCTGGTTAGGGGAGCGCCGCCCACGAACTTGTTGATGACGAGCGAGGACCGGTGTACCTTCATGGCGCCGCTCTGTTGCTGGGGCTGCGTGCTTACCTTCACCTCGACGATCGTTCCCCTGTCCACCACTtccacttcctcttcttcttcctcttcctcgtatCGGTTAGTTTCCtctaattcttcttcttcttcctcctcctcctcctcctcctccaattgTGTTATTTCCGTCGTTTCGTTCCCTACAGTATCTTCGTTATCTTGCTCGACGTCTTCTGGCATTTGTGGTTGTGTAATTTCAGTGGCATCGGATGCGTGACCAGGTTTGTCTCCGGAGGTGGTGTCGGTCAAGGACAGGACGAGTCGGCCGTCCACGCGCTGGGCGTGAAAGTAGTTCTTTGAAGGGACGGCGACGGCTTCCATGACGAGGCGCCCGTCTAGGCGGTGAGGCCTCATGTGGAGGCAAGGCACGTTGCGCTGGGAGATCGACGGCAGCGGTGGGGGGAACGACCTCGGTGGCGACCGCCGGCCAACTGAACAATGGGAACTCACCGACGCTAGCTCCCTGgcgcctcctcctcctgcttgCTTCTCGAAGGGCACatatttcttctcttcctctgtcTCTTCTCCAGCGAGCTTAGATGGATGGTGGAAGTCGAGGTCGTCCATGAAGGAGGAGAAGCCATCAGAGCCGGTCTCGGATCCGAGGCGTTCCGTGCAGATCTCGAGGCTCTTCTGGCTCAACAGGCTCGAAGACCGCCTAGCGAGAGGATGAACGTAAGGAGCCGCCGGCTggtcagcggcggcggcggccgcctCCCGCGATTGGATCGCGCTCCATATGTCGAATTGTTCGGGCCGCTCCTGGGCGTGGCTTTCCTCGACCGCCAGAGGAGGATCGTCCTGCCGTCTATATCGATCCACCGGCGCCGTCCGGCTGCACTTGTCCGAGTCGAAGACAGCTGCGGACGAGCTTTGCATCATGGCAACCGACATCATCTATACCGCAGCGTTTGGACGCAGGTTTACTTTAATACGGGCTTCACTGAGAAAAGGCAAAACCGATAAGTAAGCATCCAAAGGATATACGAGACAGCCCCACGAACATTTAGTATGCATGCTGTAATTACCTCAACCAAGAGTACAACAAAGGTTTATTTTTCTTCGGAAGGCAGAGATCACAAAACAAAGGGAGAGATGGAATGGTCGC from Musa acuminata AAA Group cultivar baxijiao chromosome BXJ1-3, Cavendish_Baxijiao_AAA, whole genome shotgun sequence encodes the following:
- the LOC103979226 gene encoding AP2/ERF and B3 domain-containing transcription repressor RAV2 encodes the protein MEGSCVDEAPSHSARCQQTPPHAGEALQRMGSGVSAVLDPTPESGMEAVSRKLSSSQYKGVVPQPNGRWGAQIYEKHRRVWLGTFGDEAEASRAYDVAAQRFRGRDAITNFKPLSESDDDEAYELSFLVAHSKAEIVDMLRKHTYHDELHQSKRAQGGGRVVSRRTTPSYLRSARLMLFDKVVTPSDVGKLNRLVIPKQHAEKYFPLESGSSVASKGVLLNFEDAGGRVWRFRYSYWSSSQSFVLTKGWSRFVREKNLKAGDVVTFWRSTGPEKQLFIDWRTDVIASFRTMTPPPTVNPLRVVKLFGVDISGLLPVNGGDRKRGRETELFPPSQFFEQQFF
- the LOC135628402 gene encoding uncharacterized protein LOC135628402, which translates into the protein MMSVAMMQSSSAAVFDSDKCSRTAPVDRYRRQDDPPLAVEESHAQERPEQFDIWSAIQSREAAAAAADQPAAPYVHPLARRSSSLLSQKSLEICTERLGSETGSDGFSSFMDDLDFHHPSKLAGEETEEEKKYVPFEKQAGGGGARELASVSSHCSVGRRSPPRSFPPPLPSISQRNVPCLHMRPHRLDGRLVMEAVAVPSKNYFHAQRVDGRLVLSLTDTTSGDKPGHASDATEITQPQMPEDVEQDNEDTVGNETTEITQLEEEEEEEEEEEELEETNRYEEEEEEEEVEVVDRGTIVEVKVSTQPQQQSGAMKVHRSSLVINKFVGGAPLTSMTKCEQPVPSTVVPRRASPTTTTAAAAASTLSVTTEGYNDYGYIGLWAPLGGHHPPLDNKLLFTSKRRNRGELLHDMRRCSQLRRPLFIREPCCAVTST